A region from the Montipora foliosa isolate CH-2021 unplaced genomic scaffold, ASM3666993v2 scaffold_473, whole genome shotgun sequence genome encodes:
- the LOC137989768 gene encoding uncharacterized protein, producing the protein MADRVMALSYLRELLLNIIREIRGGGLDPNTVDALHFRLDWLHGLIARLVHLYGIDEQIVNLIRGARDCLFASQDIFGVSSPATAFTGQRGRPRYSIPRDQLDFLIGRCFSVVDIATLLGVSVRTVERRLFQFGLSVRLTYSNIDNGELDQLIQNILAEFPNTGYRRMTGFLRSRGLRMQQCRIREAMRRVNPAGVLLRSLELRTIHRRRYQVYGPLALWHIDGNHKLIRWRFVIHGGIDGFSRMIVFLQCSTNNRASTVCRLFQNAVQTYGLPSRVRYDKGRENCDVAWFMLSHPLTGPNRGSHIAGRSVHNQRIERLWRDLYTGCTYVFYQLFCHMEECSLLDPSNEVHIFALHFVYLPRINRHLRIFSSGHNNGPISTERNMTPVQLWVNGLMQIQGSNHRVVQELRQRADIEDYGIDWEGPAPSEAWNGPLCSTEESVVIPQTSLPFSLETYVELARTIDPCQHSEFQGVDVYIQTLTFIERIH; encoded by the exons atggcggatagAGTGATGGCGTTAAGTTACTTGCGAGAGCTTTTACTTAATATCATTCGGGAAATTAGAGGAGGAGGCCTTGACCCAAATACAGTGGATGCCTTACACTTTAGGCTGGATTGGCTGCATGGTTTAATAGCTCGTCTTGTTCATTTGTATGGAATCGATGAACAAATTGTGAACCTAATTAGGGGTGCACGGGATTGCCTTTTTGCAAGTCAGgatatttttggtgtttcatcaCCAGCTACTGCCTTTACTGGACAACGTGGACGTCCAAGATATTCAATTCCCAGAGATCAGCTCGATTTTCTGATTGGCAGATGCTTTTCTGTCGTCGATATTGCAACTTTGCTTGGTGTCAGTGTTCGGACTGTTGAAAGACGCTTGTTCCAATTTGGGTTGAGTGTGAGATTAACATACTCAAACATAGACAACGGAGAACTCGACCAGCTGATTCAAAACATCCTAGCAGAGTTCCCTAACACCGGGTATAGGCGAATGACTGGATTTCTGAGGAGTAGAGGTTTGAGAATGCAACAGTGCAGAATAAGAGAAGCAATGCGGAGGGTCAATCCAGCTGGGGTCCTTCTACGGTCACTCGAGCTTAGGACAATACACCGACGACGGTACCAAGTATATGGACCACTTGCGTTGTGGCATATAGATGGTAATCATAAGCTAATAAG GTGGAGGTTTGTAATACATGGAGGAATCGATGGTTTCAGCAGAATGATTGTGTTTTTGCAATGTAGCACAAACAACCGTGCTTCCACTGTGTGCAGACTATTTCAAAATGCAGTGCAGACTTACGGGCTGCCTTCAAGGGTCAGATATGATAAAGGTAGAGAGAACTGTGATGTTGCATGGTTCATGCTGTCGCATCCTTTAACAGGACCAAACCGAGGAAGTCACATTGCTGGCAGAAGTGTGCACAACCAGCGTATTGAGCGACTGTGGCGCGATTTGTATACTGGGTGCACATATGTTTTTTACCAGTTATTTTGCCATATGGAGGAGTGCTCACTTTTAGATCCTTCCAATGAAGTTCATATATTTGCATTACATTTTGTCTACTTGCCAAGAATCAACAGGCACCTAAGAATATTTTCCTCAGGGCACAACAATGGACCCATTAGCACAGAAAGAAATATGACACCTGTGCAGTTGTGGGTCAATGGTTTGATGCAAATACAAGGATCAAATCACAGAGTAGTACAGGAGCTGCGCCAAAGA GCGGACATTGAAGATTATGGCATTGATTGGGAAGGTCCAGCACCCTCTGAGGCATGGAATGGTCCTCTTTGCAGTACAGAAGAGTCAGTAGTCATACCACAGACCTCACTGCCATTTTCTTTGGAGACATATGTGGAACTGGCTAGAACAATAGATCCTTGCCAACATTCAGAATTTCAAGGTGTAGACGTATATATTCAAACCTTAACTTTTATTGAAAGAATACACTAG